Proteins from one Desmodus rotundus isolate HL8 chromosome 9, HLdesRot8A.1, whole genome shotgun sequence genomic window:
- the CAVIN1 gene encoding caveolae-associated protein 1 — MEDTQLHIVEQPLPGYPDAEDPGSSIMRASAAEEPSGAGSEELIKSDQVNGVLVLSLLDKIIGAVDQIQLTQAQLEERQAEMEGAVQSIQGELSKLGKAHATTSNTVSKLLEKVRKVSVNVKTVRGSLERQAGQIKKLEVNEAELLRRRNFKVMIYQDEVKLPAKLSISKSLKESDTLPEKEGDELGEGERPEEDAAAIELSSDEAVEVEEVIEESRAERIKRSGLRRVDDFKKAFSKEKMEKTRVRTRENLEKTRLKTKENLEKTRHTLEKRMNKLGTRLVPVERREKLKTSREKLRKSFTPDHVVYARSKTAVYKVPPFTFHVKKIREGEVEVLKATEMVEVGVDDEEEGGAERGEAIDLLRGSSPDVHTLLEITEESDAVLVDKSDSD; from the exons ATGGAGGACACCCAGCTCCACATCGTCGAACAGCCGCTCCCCGGGTACCCTGACGCAGAGGACCCGGGGTCCTCAATAATGCGGGCGTCGGCGGCCGAGGAGCCGTCGGGTGCCGGCTCTGAGGAGCTGATCAAGTCGGACCAGGTGAACGGCGTGCTGGTGCTGAGCCTTCTGGACAAAATCATCGGCGCTGTCGACCAGATCCAGCTGACCCAAGCCCAACTGGAGGAGCGGCAGGCGGAGATGGAGGGCGCGGTGCAGAGCATCCAGGGCGAGCTGAGCAAGCTGGGCAAGGCGCACGCCACCACCAGTAACACCGTGAGCAAGTTGCTGGAGAAGGTGCGCAAGGTCAGCGTCAACGTGAAGACCGTGCGCGGCAGCCTGGAGCGCCAGGCCGGCCAGATCAAGAAGCTGGAGGTCAACGAGGCCGAGCTGTTGAGGCGCCGCAACTTTAAAGTTATGATCTACCAG GATGAAGTGAAATTACCGGCCAAACTGAGCATCAGCAAGTCGCTGAAAGAGTCAGATACGCTGCCCGAGAAGGAGGGCGACGAGCTGGGTGAGGGCGAGCGGCCCGAGGAGGACGCCGCGGCGATCGAGCTGTCGTCGGACGAGgcggtggaggtggaggaggtcaTCGAGGAGTCGCGCGCGGAGCGCATCAAGCGCAGCGGCCTGCGGCGCGTGGACGACTTCAAGAAGGCCTTCTCCAAGGAGAAGATGGAGAAGACCAGGGTGCGCACCCGGGAGAACCTGGAGAAGACCCGCCTCAAGACCAAGGAGAACCTGGAGAAGACGCGGCACACGCTGGAGAAGCGCATGAACAAGCTGGGCACGCGCCTCGTTCCCGTGGAGCGTCGGGAGAAGCTCAAGACCTCCCGAGAAAAGCTACGCAAGTCCTTCACTCCCGACCATGTGGTCTACGCGCGCTCCAAGACGGCCGTCTACAAGGTGCCGCCCTTCACCTTCCACGTCAAGAAGATCCGCGAGGGCGAGGTGGAGGTGCTGAAGGCTACGGAGATGGTGGAGGTGGGCGTTGACGACGAGGAGGAGGGTGGCGCGGAGCGTGGCGAGGCCATCGATTTGCTGCGCGGGAGCAGCCCCGACGTGCACACGCTGCTGGAGATCACCGAGGAGTCAGATGCCGTGCTGGTGGACAAGAGCGACAGCGACTGA